A region of Halalkaliarchaeum desulfuricum DNA encodes the following proteins:
- a CDS encoding radical SAM protein — protein MADSDLDVTIVDGYVDEPAHFGVPPYISTYPRFTAGALVDAGVDPARITYHTIDALRDDRNRWRDVAEADLLVYVGGMTVPGKYVGGTPAEPDEVRELAWTARGTTLLGGPVRFGVGEENAGAQETRREDLDFDFVAKGDVEAAAHDLVANGLEGFNDRMRDNDELDRWAADGAFVVEGHPNHPDYLIAEMETSRGCAYRCSFCTEPLYGNPSFRTPESVVEEVRALADAGVRHFRLGRQADILAFGGDGEAPNPEAISQLYGGIREAVPDIGTLHLDNMNPVTIVEYPERSREAIRIIAEHNTPGDTAAFGLESADPVVQEENNLLVSAEECLEAVRIVNEVGGWRPGDDPEPGTGDPDGADRRYGPSTDPAPGQRLPKLLPGINLVHGLQGEREETFEHNRRFLERVLEEGLMVRRINIRQVMSFEGTEMSDVGADIARDHKKQFKQYKREVRETIDRPMLRRVAPPGTVLPDVHLEYHQDGKTFGRQLGTYPLLVGLPGERQLDDVVDVAIVDHGYRSVTGIPFPLDVNAASMDELTAIPGIGRSRAGDIVVNRPHETLPELDDGSAEGVDIGLSRFLTVRTDAAGSESPEVPGDSPASGSPASSRR, from the coding sequence ATGGCCGATTCGGATCTCGACGTCACTATCGTCGACGGCTACGTCGACGAGCCGGCACATTTCGGCGTCCCGCCGTATATTTCGACGTATCCTCGGTTCACAGCGGGCGCACTCGTCGACGCCGGCGTCGATCCAGCCCGGATCACCTATCACACGATCGACGCGCTCCGGGACGACAGAAACCGGTGGCGAGACGTCGCCGAGGCGGACCTGCTCGTCTACGTCGGCGGGATGACGGTTCCCGGGAAGTACGTCGGAGGGACGCCGGCCGAACCCGATGAAGTCAGGGAACTCGCGTGGACTGCCCGTGGGACGACCCTTCTCGGGGGCCCGGTGCGGTTCGGCGTCGGCGAGGAGAACGCCGGCGCACAGGAGACCCGCCGCGAGGATCTGGACTTCGACTTCGTCGCGAAAGGGGACGTCGAGGCTGCCGCCCACGACCTCGTCGCGAACGGCCTGGAGGGCTTCAACGACCGGATGCGCGACAACGACGAACTCGACCGGTGGGCGGCGGACGGCGCGTTCGTCGTCGAGGGACATCCGAACCATCCGGACTACCTGATCGCCGAGATGGAAACCTCCCGCGGCTGTGCGTACCGCTGTTCGTTCTGCACGGAGCCGCTGTACGGCAACCCGTCCTTCCGGACGCCGGAGTCCGTCGTCGAGGAGGTACGGGCGCTCGCCGACGCCGGCGTCCGTCACTTCCGTCTCGGACGACAGGCGGACATTCTCGCGTTCGGTGGCGACGGCGAGGCTCCCAACCCCGAGGCGATATCCCAGCTGTACGGCGGGATTCGGGAGGCAGTCCCCGACATCGGCACGCTGCATCTGGACAACATGAACCCGGTGACGATCGTCGAGTATCCCGAGCGCTCCCGGGAGGCGATCCGGATCATCGCCGAACACAACACGCCGGGGGACACCGCCGCGTTCGGCCTCGAGTCGGCGGATCCGGTTGTCCAGGAGGAGAACAACCTGCTCGTTTCTGCCGAGGAGTGTCTCGAAGCAGTACGGATCGTCAACGAGGTCGGCGGGTGGCGGCCGGGGGACGATCCGGAGCCGGGAACTGGCGACCCGGACGGTGCCGACCGACGGTACGGTCCCTCGACGGACCCTGCGCCGGGGCAGCGACTTCCGAAACTGCTTCCGGGGATCAACTTGGTCCACGGGCTCCAGGGCGAACGCGAGGAGACGTTCGAACACAACCGACGGTTCCTCGAGCGCGTCCTCGAGGAGGGGTTGATGGTCCGGCGGATAAACATCCGGCAGGTGATGTCCTTTGAGGGGACCGAGATGTCCGACGTCGGCGCCGACATCGCCCGCGATCACAAAAAGCAATTCAAACAGTACAAACGGGAGGTTCGGGAGACGATCGATCGGCCGATGCTTCGACGCGTTGCCCCGCCGGGGACGGTGCTGCCGGACGTCCACCTCGAGTACCATCAGGACGGGAAGACGTTCGGCCGGCAGCTCGGCACGTATCCGCTGCTCGTCGGGCTACCGGGCGAGCGACAACTCGATGACGTCGTCGACGTCGCGATCGTGGACCACGGCTACCGGTCGGTGACGGGGATCCCGTTCCCGCTGGACGTAAACGCGGCTTCGATGGACGAACTCACCGCGATACCGGGAATCGGGCGCTCCCGGGCGGGGGACATCGTCGTGAATCGCCCACACGAAACCCTTCCCGAACTGGACGACGGGAGCGCCGAGGGGGTCGACATCGGTCTGTCGAGGTTTCTCACCGTCCGAACCGACGCTGCCGGTTCTGAAAGTCCAGAAGTGCCCGGAGATAGTCCCGCTTCCGGAAGTCCCGCCAGTTCACGTCGGTGA
- a CDS encoding undecaprenyl diphosphate synthase family protein, with the protein MGLYDRYLAVRHRLHDAEPPRHVAVAITERDLLEQGAYDTLESFLGWAFEYGGERVTITVSVLDEVVVPTLERELRDVDAPRPIAVRTPESTEPANAPITINIGLGGKQEFARAVREIAADVEAGTLDPDSICEADVSERLVFPDEPDLLIKTGAERLSDFLIWQSVYAELYFTDVNWRDFRKRDYLRALLDFQNRQRRFGR; encoded by the coding sequence GTGGGGCTGTACGATCGATACCTCGCCGTCCGCCACCGACTACACGACGCGGAGCCGCCGCGCCACGTCGCCGTCGCGATTACCGAGCGTGACCTTTTGGAACAGGGCGCGTACGACACGCTCGAGTCGTTTCTCGGGTGGGCGTTCGAGTACGGCGGCGAGCGGGTGACAATCACGGTGAGCGTGCTCGACGAAGTCGTGGTGCCGACTCTCGAACGGGAACTGCGAGACGTCGACGCCCCGCGACCGATCGCGGTTCGGACGCCGGAGTCGACGGAGCCGGCGAACGCCCCGATCACGATCAACATCGGCCTCGGCGGAAAGCAGGAGTTCGCGAGAGCTGTACGCGAAATCGCCGCCGACGTGGAGGCGGGAACCCTGGATCCGGACAGCATCTGCGAGGCTGACGTGAGCGAGCGGCTGGTGTTTCCCGACGAACCGGATCTCCTCATCAAAACCGGGGCCGAGCGGCTCTCGGACTTTCTCATCTGGCAGTCAGTCTACGCGGAGCTGTACTTCACCGACGTGAACTGGCGGGACTTCCGGAAGCGGGACTATCTCCGGGCACTTCTGGACTTTCAGAACCGGCAGCGTCGGTTCGGACGGTGA
- a CDS encoding DUF92 domain-containing protein yields MTNRLRRAGGFAAVSTLALAAPELGQAAAVPFAAIAVLAAFVVDDGPLFELFARPNDHREGRLYGLAGFSLAAAGLAVFATIPTVPMSESVFAAAVIVVGFGNLGRALVAELSTEEFLGVAGFVAVGCLAATAAQLIVATQLPEPLDLSRFAFLGAVAALVAALLRSMLFPRDDPLVVLSVGLVLWLFAELVLAVSPILVGAGLAITVVLGYVSYALGTASVPGMLTGVLLGLLAVVLGGVGWFLALMAFFAIGGLSSKYRYEEKKARGVAEENEGARGTGNVLANSAVALAAVLGFAATAHGDVPAWPLALAFAGSVSTALGDTLSSEIGGLYDEPRLVTTLEPVEPGTDGAITWQGELAGLSGAAIVAAIAAVSMPLGFQPIVGAGIVLAAGFVGMTVDSLLGAAVEGDLLGNQAVNFAATLAGAIAAVGFGVLLAW; encoded by the coding sequence GTGACGAACAGGCTCCGCCGTGCCGGGGGATTCGCCGCGGTTTCGACGCTCGCGCTTGCGGCCCCCGAACTCGGACAGGCGGCCGCCGTCCCCTTTGCGGCTATCGCGGTCCTGGCCGCGTTCGTCGTCGACGACGGCCCCCTTTTCGAGCTGTTCGCCCGCCCGAATGACCACCGGGAGGGACGGCTCTACGGCCTCGCTGGCTTCTCACTCGCGGCAGCAGGGCTCGCGGTGTTTGCGACGATTCCGACGGTTCCGATGTCCGAAAGCGTCTTCGCGGCCGCCGTGATCGTCGTCGGATTCGGAAATCTCGGACGCGCGCTGGTCGCCGAACTCTCTACCGAGGAGTTTCTCGGGGTCGCCGGCTTCGTCGCGGTCGGGTGTCTGGCCGCGACCGCCGCCCAGCTGATCGTCGCCACTCAGCTTCCGGAGCCGCTCGATCTCTCGCGTTTCGCCTTCCTCGGGGCGGTCGCCGCGCTGGTCGCCGCGCTGTTGCGATCCATGCTGTTTCCGCGGGACGATCCGCTGGTGGTGCTCTCGGTGGGACTCGTCCTCTGGCTGTTCGCCGAACTCGTGCTCGCGGTGTCCCCGATACTGGTCGGTGCTGGACTCGCGATCACCGTCGTGCTCGGGTACGTCTCGTACGCCCTCGGGACTGCCTCCGTTCCGGGAATGCTCACCGGCGTGCTGCTCGGCCTGCTCGCGGTGGTGCTCGGCGGGGTCGGCTGGTTCCTGGCGCTCATGGCCTTTTTCGCGATCGGGGGGCTCTCTTCGAAGTACCGTTACGAGGAGAAGAAGGCCCGCGGGGTCGCCGAGGAGAACGAGGGGGCCCGCGGCACCGGAAACGTCCTCGCGAACTCGGCGGTCGCACTCGCTGCCGTTCTCGGGTTCGCCGCCACCGCACACGGCGACGTTCCCGCCTGGCCGCTGGCGCTCGCGTTCGCGGGGTCGGTCTCGACGGCGCTGGGCGACACGCTCTCCTCGGAGATCGGCGGACTGTACGACGAGCCGCGCCTGGTGACGACGCTGGAACCGGTCGAACCGGGCACCGACGGTGCGATCACCTGGCAGGGGGAACTCGCGGGGCTTTCCGGCGCGGCGATCGTCGCCGCGATCGCGGCCGTCTCCATGCCGCTTGGATTCCAACCGATCGTCGGCGCCGGAATCGTGCTCGCTGCGGGGTTCGTCGGGATGACCGTCGACTCCCTGCTCGGTGCCGCAGTCGAGGGCGACCTGCTCGGAAACCAGGCGGTCAACTTCGCCGCCACGCTCGCTGGGGCGATCGCCGCCGTCGGGTTCGGGGTTCTCCTGGCCTGGTAA
- a CDS encoding DUF5814 domain-containing protein, with amino-acid sequence MAITDKIYVKNHRQLASQLETNLPKGAFAGATLDLLFTGDGLADLDEATRERVLDFAEDFLDCDCDNNPYCGCPERKFIRYLLELRAQGMGPDAIVDTMTAEYMVYAYPGDVLSFLDSAVRRLEAVESLAAVEGNDEMERTAREARQALTRA; translated from the coding sequence GTGGCCATCACCGACAAGATCTACGTCAAGAACCACAGACAGCTCGCCTCGCAGCTGGAGACGAACCTGCCGAAGGGGGCGTTCGCGGGGGCGACGCTGGATCTGCTGTTCACCGGTGACGGGTTGGCCGACCTCGATGAGGCCACCCGGGAGCGGGTGCTCGACTTCGCCGAGGACTTCCTCGATTGCGACTGCGACAACAACCCGTACTGCGGCTGTCCGGAACGGAAGTTCATCCGGTATCTGCTGGAGTTGCGCGCCCAGGGGATGGGCCCGGACGCGATCGTCGACACGATGACCGCAGAGTACATGGTGTACGCGTATCCGGGCGACGTGCTGTCGTTTCTGGACAGCGCGGTCCGGCGGCTCGAGGCGGTCGAGTCGCTGGCGGCGGTCGAGGGAAACGACGAGATGGAACGGACGGCCCGCGAGGCCCGGCAGGCGCTCACCCGAGCCTGA
- a CDS encoding ribbon-helix-helix protein, CopG family, whose amino-acid sequence MGNKNKTISFRVNEDAFETLREIAEERDISLSAVFRDYVDTLVAHGGQVRVVPEHELENMDGGESFPPKVEVPKSFIREHERLELEAEHLREQLEEHKRYVNYLREQLEDEEEDVIQLEDLDGEPDEPSFRLG is encoded by the coding sequence ATGGGCAACAAGAACAAGACAATCTCGTTTCGCGTCAACGAGGACGCGTTCGAGACGCTCCGCGAGATCGCCGAGGAGCGCGACATCTCCCTGTCGGCGGTGTTCCGCGACTACGTGGACACCCTCGTTGCCCACGGCGGCCAGGTTCGGGTCGTCCCGGAACACGAGCTCGAGAACATGGACGGCGGGGAGTCGTTCCCGCCGAAAGTCGAGGTGCCCAAAAGCTTCATCCGCGAACACGAGCGCCTCGAACTCGAGGCCGAACACCTCCGCGAGCAGCTCGAGGAACACAAACGCTACGTGAACTACCTCCGCGAGCAGCTCGAGGACGAAGAGGAGGACGTCATTCAGCTGGAGGACCTCGACGGGGAGCCGGACGAGCCGTCGTTCAGGCTCGGGTGA
- the hutH gene encoding histidine ammonia-lyase, which translates to MTIELDGDSLAIDDVVAVARREEPVSIAPGAREAVREARKRVEDVVSAGDPVYGVTTGFGELVDERIPPERLEELQSNLLRSHAVGTGRELAREEVRAMLLTRLNALLAGYSGVRTDVVDALAALLNEGVHPVVPSRGSLGASGDLAPLAHLALVLVGDGEADVDVDSAGVEDGSPDGTRRLPGTEALAAAGLEPLTLRAKEGLALINGTQLTLGLAALFVHDAERLCRAADAAGALTTEVTMGTTASCAPAIHDARPHPGSGDSARMVRRLTAGSEVVESHRNCDRVQDAYSIRCLPQVHGAVRDAISHLRDAVEVELDSATDNPLVFSREAVDDRASGTDRGAVVSAGNFHGAPLALPLDYAVGAITELASISERRVDRLLNPALQEPHLPPFLARDPGVESGLMIAQYTAASLVNECRSVGRASTDNIPVSGNQEDHVSMSATAALGARRTLDRARRVVAIELLCGAEATEYLDPKLSLGTGTESLRQLVRELVPPLSGDRRLDGDVEAVATLIEDGLLEDVVRETAGDSE; encoded by the coding sequence ATGACTATCGAACTCGACGGTGACTCCCTCGCGATCGACGACGTGGTGGCGGTGGCCCGCCGCGAAGAACCCGTTTCGATCGCTCCCGGTGCCCGGGAGGCTGTCCGAGAGGCCCGTAAACGGGTCGAAGACGTCGTTTCGGCCGGCGATCCCGTCTACGGTGTAACCACCGGCTTCGGCGAACTCGTCGACGAACGGATCCCGCCGGAACGGCTCGAGGAACTCCAGTCGAACCTCCTGCGGAGCCACGCGGTCGGCACCGGGCGAGAACTCGCCCGCGAGGAGGTTCGGGCGATGCTTCTCACCAGGCTGAACGCGCTTCTTGCCGGCTACTCCGGGGTGCGGACCGACGTCGTCGACGCGCTCGCCGCACTGTTAAACGAGGGCGTCCATCCGGTGGTGCCGTCCCGGGGGAGCCTCGGAGCGTCCGGCGATCTCGCGCCGCTGGCCCACCTGGCCCTCGTGCTCGTCGGAGATGGTGAAGCCGACGTCGACGTCGACAGCGCAGGTGTGGAGGACGGCAGTCCTGACGGGACACGACGGCTTCCGGGAACGGAGGCGCTCGCAGCTGCGGGGCTCGAGCCGCTCACGTTGCGGGCGAAGGAGGGGCTGGCACTGATAAACGGAACACAGCTCACCCTCGGACTGGCGGCGCTTTTCGTCCACGACGCCGAGCGGCTCTGTCGGGCGGCCGACGCGGCGGGAGCGCTCACGACGGAGGTGACGATGGGAACGACTGCCTCCTGTGCGCCGGCGATTCACGACGCGCGACCCCATCCGGGAAGCGGTGACAGCGCCCGCATGGTCCGCCGGCTCACAGCCGGCTCGGAGGTGGTCGAATCCCACCGGAACTGCGACCGGGTGCAGGACGCCTACTCGATCCGGTGTCTCCCGCAGGTTCACGGCGCCGTCCGCGACGCGATCTCCCACCTCCGGGACGCCGTCGAGGTCGAACTCGACAGTGCGACCGACAACCCACTGGTGTTCTCCCGCGAGGCGGTCGACGACCGCGCGTCGGGAACCGACCGTGGTGCTGTTGTCTCTGCCGGCAACTTCCACGGGGCACCGCTGGCTTTGCCGCTGGATTACGCGGTCGGCGCGATCACGGAACTCGCCTCGATTTCGGAACGCCGCGTCGATCGGCTCCTCAACCCGGCGCTCCAGGAGCCGCATCTCCCACCGTTTCTCGCTCGCGACCCGGGCGTCGAATCGGGGTTGATGATCGCCCAGTACACCGCCGCGTCGCTGGTGAACGAGTGTCGGAGCGTCGGCCGTGCGTCGACGGACAACATCCCCGTCTCGGGCAACCAGGAGGACCACGTCTCCATGAGCGCGACCGCCGCACTCGGTGCCCGACGAACCCTCGATCGCGCCCGACGGGTCGTCGCCATCGAACTCCTGTGTGGCGCCGAGGCGACCGAGTACCTCGACCCGAAGCTGTCGCTGGGAACCGGTACCGAATCCCTCCGACAGCTCGTCCGAGAGTTGGTCCCGCCGCTTTCGGGTGACCGGCGACTCGACGGCGACGTCGAGGCGGTCGCGACGCTGATCGAGGACGGGCTCCTGGAAGACGTCGTTCGCGAAACGGCAGGAGATTCCGAGTAG
- a CDS encoding RPA family protein: MSQSQTTPTREVARRVFAGEFNDAGYTFKESEDERAPVYLLLPTGERANRVFLVGTLTEKEDVGEDNEYWRGRIVDPTGTFFVYAGQYQPEAASVLRDLEPPAYVSVVGKPRTFETDDGTVNVSVRPEAITEVDAETRDRWVVETAERTIDRIAAFDEEGNEYARMAREEYDPPVEEYRDAAIAALESLEETEGSDELDSEPTAGAGV, from the coding sequence ATGAGTCAAAGCCAAACGACACCCACGCGAGAGGTCGCCCGGCGCGTCTTCGCAGGCGAGTTCAACGACGCCGGTTACACGTTCAAGGAATCCGAGGACGAGCGCGCGCCCGTCTATCTGCTGCTCCCGACGGGGGAGCGGGCCAACCGAGTGTTCCTGGTCGGCACCCTCACCGAGAAGGAGGACGTCGGCGAGGACAACGAGTACTGGCGCGGTCGCATCGTCGACCCGACGGGGACGTTCTTCGTGTACGCCGGGCAGTACCAGCCCGAGGCGGCCAGCGTTCTCCGGGACCTGGAGCCGCCGGCGTACGTCTCGGTCGTCGGCAAACCCCGCACGTTCGAGACCGACGACGGCACCGTGAACGTCTCCGTCCGCCCGGAGGCGATCACCGAAGTCGACGCGGAGACGCGCGACCGGTGGGTCGTCGAGACCGCAGAACGGACGATCGACCGCATCGCCGCCTTCGACGAGGAGGGCAACGAGTACGCCCGGATGGCCCGCGAGGAGTACGATCCCCCGGTCGAGGAGTACAGAGACGCGGCTATCGCGGCGCTCGAGAGTCTCGAGGAGACGGAAGGCTCCGACGAACTCGATTCCGAGCCGACGGCGGGCGCAGGAGTATAG
- a CDS encoding replication factor A (Replication protein A protects and stabilize the intermediate ssDNA that is generated by the unwinding action of a DNA helicase at the replication fork. In addition, SSBs prevent the formation of secondary structures by single-stranded template DNA.), with the protein MTELRQHAAEIAEQFSDHLDVDVDEVEERLDNLVSEYRVPVDEARRSVYNSYLDEAGLERDDVSSRGGSQQVQVSDIEEDEQWVDLRVTVVDLWEPNSDSIAQVGLLGDESGTIKFVAFETSDLEHLEEGKAYALSNVVTDEYQGRYSVKLNRTTDITELDEEIEVGDDAETVEGALVDIQSGSGLIKRCPEDNCTRVLQNGRCSEHGDVEGEFDLRIKGVLDDGVETQEVIFDKEATEELTGIAIEEAKEMAMDALDTTVVADEMAGRVLGQYYRVSGPMLGRYLLVDEQESPGPVDPEQVLVKARSL; encoded by the coding sequence ATGACAGAGTTGCGGCAACACGCAGCGGAGATAGCAGAACAGTTCTCGGATCACCTGGACGTGGACGTAGACGAGGTCGAAGAGCGGCTGGACAACCTCGTGAGCGAATACCGCGTGCCCGTCGACGAGGCACGCCGGAGCGTCTACAACAGCTACCTCGACGAAGCGGGCCTCGAACGCGACGACGTCAGCAGCCGCGGCGGGAGCCAGCAGGTCCAAGTAAGCGACATCGAGGAGGACGAACAGTGGGTCGACCTGCGGGTGACAGTCGTCGACCTGTGGGAGCCCAATAGCGATTCGATCGCGCAGGTCGGATTGCTGGGCGACGAGTCGGGGACGATCAAGTTCGTCGCCTTCGAGACCTCCGACCTCGAACACCTCGAGGAGGGGAAAGCCTACGCGCTCTCGAACGTCGTCACCGACGAGTATCAGGGGCGCTACTCGGTGAAGCTCAATCGCACGACCGATATCACCGAACTCGACGAGGAGATCGAGGTCGGCGACGACGCAGAAACCGTCGAGGGCGCGCTCGTGGACATCCAGTCCGGCTCGGGCCTGATAAAGCGGTGTCCGGAGGACAACTGCACGCGGGTCCTCCAGAACGGCCGGTGTTCCGAACACGGCGATGTCGAAGGCGAGTTCGACCTCCGGATCAAGGGCGTCCTCGACGACGGCGTCGAGACCCAGGAGGTCATCTTCGACAAGGAGGCCACCGAGGAACTCACCGGAATCGCCATCGAGGAGGCCAAGGAGATGGCGATGGACGCGCTGGACACGACCGTGGTCGCCGACGAGATGGCCGGGCGGGTGCTCGGTCAGTACTACCGGGTGAGCGGGCCGATGCTCGGCCGGTACCTCCTCGTCGACGAACAGGAATCGCCGGGTCCGGTCGACCCCGAACAGGTGCTTGTCAAGGCACGATCGCTTTGA
- a CDS encoding AAA family ATPase — MVETDDGERSIVALVGATGGAGTTRTGIELAATLARDGRTVAVVDAAFATQGLSEYVSGRIAPDVTALVTDDPNEPIPSATVELSDARSPLDDEAQRSFGSVELLPAYAPFERLARAKTPAAAELFEELVEEAADAFDHAIVDVPPVASNQAIAAVTVADTVVAVTPADDHGTDALVRLRDRLADLDIPVDAAVAVGGDPRSVEPSTADSQTVDLSLPETDPSPCDAPSCLEDDRYGEALVELAESTFGVTLSIEFEATGVRDRVAAALTDRVGSNATVGSNATDSS, encoded by the coding sequence ATGGTAGAAACGGACGACGGGGAGAGATCCATCGTCGCGCTCGTCGGAGCGACCGGCGGTGCAGGGACGACGCGAACGGGAATCGAACTGGCGGCAACGCTCGCGCGGGACGGCCGGACTGTCGCCGTCGTCGACGCCGCGTTCGCCACTCAGGGGCTTTCCGAGTACGTCTCCGGACGAATCGCGCCCGACGTGACAGCGCTTGTCACCGACGATCCGAACGAACCGATTCCCTCGGCGACCGTCGAGCTGTCCGATGCGAGGTCGCCCCTCGACGACGAAGCACAGCGTTCGTTCGGCAGCGTCGAACTGCTCCCCGCGTACGCCCCCTTCGAACGGCTGGCGCGTGCCAAGACGCCCGCGGCCGCAGAGCTGTTCGAGGAACTGGTCGAGGAAGCGGCAGACGCGTTCGATCACGCGATCGTCGACGTTCCGCCCGTGGCGTCGAACCAGGCGATCGCGGCGGTGACCGTCGCCGACACGGTCGTCGCGGTGACGCCGGCAGACGATCACGGAACGGACGCGCTCGTCCGGCTCCGCGACCGGCTGGCGGATCTCGACATCCCGGTCGACGCCGCCGTCGCCGTCGGCGGCGACCCACGGAGCGTGGAACCGTCAACTGCGGACTCACAGACCGTGGACCTGTCGCTTCCGGAGACCGATCCGTCCCCGTGCGACGCTCCCTCGTGTCTCGAGGACGACCGCTACGGGGAGGCGCTCGTCGAACTCGCGGAGTCGACGTTCGGTGTTACCCTTTCGATAGAATTCGAGGCGACGGGCGTGCGTGACCGCGTGGCTGCAGCCCTCACGGATCGTGTGGGTTCGAACGCAACGGTGGGATCGAACGCGACGGACAGTTCTTGA
- a CDS encoding transcription initiation factor IIB — translation MSQARAAGCPECDGRLHADGDETVCSNCGLVVDADRIDRGPEWRSFADDDTNPERTGAPLTRSRHDRGLSTEIGHTRVKGRKRRKFARLRRQHDRTKIRSKRERNQVYGFTEIRRMTDVLGLPEHVRDQACTLFESAQGESLLRGRSIEGFASACLYAACRVAGLARTVEEVVDVAKATPNEHEAAYDAMNRELGLPVGPVPPAEYLPRFASQLDVGPETERRARKLADRARDEGIDVGRDPSGVAAACLYTAARVHGSSELTQQAAAEVADVTPVTIRNTFHDLRE, via the coding sequence ATGAGCCAGGCACGAGCCGCTGGTTGCCCGGAATGTGACGGTCGACTGCACGCAGACGGCGACGAGACGGTCTGTTCGAACTGTGGGCTGGTCGTCGACGCCGACCGCATCGATCGCGGGCCCGAGTGGCGCTCGTTCGCTGACGACGACACGAACCCCGAGCGAACCGGCGCGCCGTTGACCCGGTCGCGTCACGACCGTGGGCTCTCGACCGAGATCGGCCACACTAGGGTGAAAGGGCGCAAGCGTCGCAAGTTCGCGCGACTCCGCAGACAGCACGATCGGACGAAGATTCGTTCGAAGCGGGAACGGAACCAGGTGTACGGCTTCACGGAGATCCGGCGTATGACCGACGTGCTGGGGCTACCCGAGCACGTGCGCGATCAGGCGTGTACGCTGTTCGAGTCCGCCCAGGGGGAGTCGCTGCTCCGCGGCCGGTCGATCGAGGGGTTCGCCTCTGCGTGTCTGTACGCGGCGTGTCGGGTCGCGGGGCTGGCCAGGACCGTCGAGGAGGTCGTCGACGTCGCCAAAGCAACGCCGAACGAACACGAGGCGGCCTACGACGCGATGAACCGCGAGCTCGGCCTCCCGGTCGGGCCGGTTCCACCGGCGGAATATCTCCCCCGCTTCGCGTCACAGCTGGACGTCGGCCCCGAAACCGAACGCCGGGCCCGAAAGCTGGCCGATCGCGCGCGCGATGAAGGGATCGACGTCGGTCGCGATCCCAGTGGCGTCGCCGCTGCCTGTCTGTACACCGCCGCGCGTGTGCACGGTTCCTCGGAGCTCACACAGCAGGCTGCAGCCGAGGTCGCCGACGTAACCCCAGTGACGATCCGAAACACGTTCCACGACCTCCGGGAGTGA
- a CDS encoding DUF7858 family protein gives MTLSDIASGLEVTTSQRKAESRGVATVDGTEATLQERIEPHADELPCTASAAATLLESYERGTSVGESAREAAVAPMTAAKALHRCGVSGICPLAPTKRRIVRDWLAGDISRSEARSLSGADEPEFALATYVETHDPIPALVDAVATADRGRDPAVEKRDALAGTMSDATELR, from the coding sequence GTGACGCTGTCGGACATCGCTTCGGGACTGGAGGTGACGACGAGTCAGCGGAAGGCGGAAAGCCGTGGCGTCGCGACCGTCGACGGGACGGAAGCGACGCTGCAGGAGCGGATCGAACCGCACGCGGACGAGCTTCCCTGTACCGCAAGCGCCGCCGCGACTCTGCTCGAGTCATACGAGCGCGGCACGAGCGTCGGGGAGAGCGCACGGGAGGCGGCGGTTGCACCGATGACGGCTGCGAAGGCGCTCCACCGGTGTGGGGTGTCGGGGATCTGTCCGCTGGCGCCGACGAAACGTCGGATCGTCCGGGACTGGCTCGCCGGCGACATCTCGCGGAGCGAGGCGCGATCGCTTTCCGGCGCCGACGAGCCGGAGTTCGCGCTGGCCACGTACGTGGAAACCCACGATCCGATTCCAGCGCTGGTGGACGCGGTCGCGACCGCGGACCGCGGCCGGGACCCTGCGGTCGAAAAGCGGGACGCGCTCGCGGGAACGATGAGCGACGCCACCGAACTGCGGTAG